In one window of Skermanella rosea DNA:
- a CDS encoding TonB-dependent siderophore receptor has protein sequence MPSETRPIPLLARLLGTAAITILPVALPATLPAGASAQETDGGQIVLPPISVETTAPTGTSPVQGYVAPVTSTATKTDTPLIETPQSISVITRDQLDDRAVQSISEALGYTAGTFSGTIADPRFDDPNIRGFSAGPNQFLDGLRILRTFGAPAIEPYGLERVEVLRGPSSVLYGQSVPGGLVNMVSKRPTEQSFGEVNLQAGSHDRYQGSFDLGGPLDQEGQFLYRLTALGRKSDTQMDHVEDDRWFVAPALTWKPDADTRLTLLGRFQHDEAQSPPGLPAVGTLFGSPFGDISTSFYPGEPTFRDSELELSSIGYDFEHRIDDTFTIRQNARYLHLSFDYDTLFTSGLAADQRTLQRGSLVQRESSDTVNVDTSGQAKFVTGPLGHTALLGVDYRRFWGDTQTGFGAAPSLDLLNPVYGQAIALPPIGTDRDDDLSQLGVYVQDQVRLDKWLLTLGGRHDWVETEQRSRITGAETTQDDSAFTGRAALMYLFDSGFAPYVSYTTSFDPVIGTQAPQRGGGSFEPTEGEQYEVGVKYQPPGSNSFFTAALFDLTRTNVTTTDPDFPTFQVQTGEARVRGIELEATASLMQGLDVTAAYTYLDSEVTESNTGTEGNRLAAVPEHLASLWGDYSFPEGSVLEGFGLGAGVRHVGSRFGNEANDIKVPGVTLFDAAIRYDFDRFRLALNANNLFDKEYVTSCGSVGGCYYGNRLAVISTLTYRW, from the coding sequence ATGCCTTCCGAAACTCGCCCAATTCCCCTCCTGGCAAGGCTGCTGGGAACCGCGGCGATCACAATTCTTCCCGTGGCCCTTCCCGCGACCCTTCCCGCCGGGGCTTCCGCCCAGGAGACGGACGGCGGCCAGATCGTCCTGCCGCCCATCTCGGTCGAAACCACGGCCCCGACCGGCACCAGCCCGGTGCAGGGCTACGTGGCGCCGGTGACGTCCACCGCTACCAAGACCGACACGCCGCTGATCGAGACGCCGCAGTCGATCTCCGTCATCACCCGCGACCAGCTCGACGACCGCGCCGTGCAGTCCATCAGCGAGGCGCTGGGCTACACCGCCGGCACCTTCTCCGGCACCATCGCCGACCCGCGATTCGACGATCCCAATATCCGCGGGTTCAGCGCCGGCCCCAACCAGTTCCTGGACGGGCTGCGCATCCTGCGCACCTTCGGCGCGCCGGCGATCGAGCCCTACGGCCTGGAGCGGGTCGAGGTGCTGCGCGGCCCCTCCTCCGTGCTGTACGGCCAGTCGGTGCCGGGCGGGCTGGTCAACATGGTCAGCAAGCGCCCGACCGAACAGAGCTTCGGCGAGGTCAACCTCCAGGCCGGCAGCCACGACCGCTACCAGGGCTCCTTCGACCTGGGCGGACCGCTCGACCAGGAGGGGCAATTCCTCTACCGGCTGACGGCGCTGGGCCGCAAGAGCGACACCCAGATGGACCATGTGGAGGACGACCGCTGGTTCGTCGCCCCGGCGCTGACCTGGAAGCCCGACGCCGACACCAGGCTGACCCTGCTCGGCCGGTTCCAGCACGACGAGGCGCAGTCGCCGCCGGGCCTGCCCGCCGTCGGCACCCTCTTCGGCAGCCCGTTCGGCGACATCTCCACCAGCTTCTACCCGGGCGAGCCGACCTTCCGCGACAGCGAGCTGGAGCTGTCCAGCATCGGCTACGACTTCGAGCACCGCATCGACGACACCTTCACGATCCGGCAGAACGCCCGGTACCTGCATCTCAGTTTCGACTACGACACGCTGTTCACGTCGGGCTTGGCCGCCGACCAGCGCACGCTCCAGCGCGGCAGCCTGGTCCAGCGGGAAAGCTCCGACACCGTCAATGTCGACACCTCGGGACAGGCGAAGTTCGTCACCGGCCCGCTGGGCCACACGGCGTTGCTGGGCGTGGATTACCGCCGCTTCTGGGGCGACACCCAGACGGGATTCGGCGCCGCCCCGTCGCTCGACCTGCTGAATCCGGTCTACGGGCAGGCGATCGCCCTGCCCCCGATCGGGACCGACCGCGACGACGACCTCAGCCAGCTCGGCGTCTATGTCCAGGACCAGGTCAGGCTCGACAAGTGGCTGCTGACCCTGGGCGGGCGCCACGACTGGGTCGAGACCGAGCAGCGCAGCCGCATCACCGGCGCGGAGACCACGCAGGACGACAGCGCCTTCACCGGCCGCGCCGCCCTGATGTACCTGTTCGACAGCGGCTTCGCCCCCTATGTCAGCTACACCACCTCGTTCGACCCGGTGATCGGGACCCAGGCGCCCCAGCGCGGCGGCGGCAGTTTCGAGCCGACCGAGGGCGAGCAGTACGAGGTCGGCGTCAAGTACCAGCCGCCCGGCAGCAACAGCTTCTTCACCGCGGCCCTGTTCGACCTGACCCGGACCAACGTCACCACCACCGACCCCGACTTCCCGACCTTCCAGGTCCAGACCGGCGAGGCGCGGGTCCGCGGCATCGAGCTGGAGGCGACCGCCAGCCTGATGCAGGGCCTGGACGTCACCGCCGCCTATACCTACCTCGACTCGGAAGTGACCGAGAGCAACACCGGGACCGAGGGGAACCGGCTCGCCGCCGTGCCCGAGCACCTCGCCAGCCTGTGGGGCGACTACAGCTTCCCCGAGGGCAGCGTGCTGGAAGGCTTCGGCCTGGGCGCCGGCGTGCGCCATGTCGGCTCCCGCTTCGGCAACGAGGCCAACGACATCAAGGTGCCCGGCGTCACCCTGTTCGACGCCGCGATCCGGTACGATTTCGACCGTTTCCGCCTCGCCCTCAACGCCAACAACCTGTTCGACAAGGAATACGTGACGTCGTGCGGCAGCGTCGGCGGCTGCTACTACGGCAACCGCCTCGCG
- a CDS encoding response regulator, translating into MSDQRHILVVDDEVLAAMAMEHVLQRRGFRVSRAGDGQEAWDIWQRDGADAVVTDLKMPRMTGDELAARLRVAAPRLPVIVASGYLSEAVEHRLRVEIDGPIEIFTKPLDLAGMLRTLKAMLGPETGSSPAV; encoded by the coding sequence ATGTCGGACCAGCGCCACATCCTTGTCGTCGATGACGAGGTGCTCGCCGCGATGGCGATGGAGCATGTGCTTCAGCGGCGGGGGTTCCGGGTCAGTCGGGCGGGTGACGGACAGGAAGCCTGGGACATCTGGCAGCGCGACGGGGCAGACGCGGTCGTGACCGATCTGAAGATGCCGCGCATGACAGGTGACGAACTGGCCGCCCGCCTGAGGGTGGCGGCGCCGCGCCTGCCGGTGATCGTGGCCAGCGGCTACCTGTCGGAGGCGGTCGAACACCGGCTGCGGGTCGAGATCGACGGCCCGATCGAGATCTTCACCAAGCCGCTCGACCTTGCCGGCATGCTGCGCACGCTGAAGGCGATGCTGGGCCCCGAAACGGGAA
- a CDS encoding MHYT domain-containing protein — protein MSGHYSTALVLLSYAIAVFASFTALDLATRVRTTDGTGARAWIAAAAVAMGGGIWAMHFVGMLAWMMPMPVAYDSGITVASLLLPIVVTGIGLFVVNADASSTGRTLAAGTLMGAGIVSMHYLGMSGMRMQARLDYDPVLVAVSVLIAIVASVAALRLAFRTGSGLQRFAAAGVMGLAVVGMHYTGMAAATLVMDADLPAPSGDGLDQTVVGTLVTVVSFVLLSMALASAMIDRRLARREAGMLRSSELRFRALVQNASDAMLLTDHAGTIGFASGPVDRIFGRSETALLGRLAAEVVEGDGGNIAELVSDSAAKPGESVSRTVRTELPEGGYRTLEVIATNLLHQPAVAGIVLTFRDLTERLRLEEELDQTSRLATLGTMAAGIAHEMSQPLNAISLWSEDALLAMEDGEFDRDHMKQVMKVAVEQAQRLRAIVDHMRVFSRRDTGTTEVFDVRDSLKVAVQLVERQFAAEGVTVALALPEEPAQARGRPLQLEQVVLNLLTNARDAVQDRVAVAPDRDSRIDVAVRTDPAAGTLVICVSDTGTGIKPRDMARIFDPFFTVKEAGRGTGLGLAISFRIVEALAGRITAANVVADGTVTGARFEVRLPLVE, from the coding sequence ATGAGCGGGCATTACAGCACCGCGCTCGTGCTGCTGTCCTACGCCATCGCCGTCTTCGCCTCGTTCACCGCCCTCGACTTGGCCACCCGCGTCCGCACCACCGATGGAACGGGCGCCAGGGCCTGGATCGCCGCCGCCGCCGTCGCGATGGGCGGCGGCATCTGGGCGATGCATTTCGTCGGCATGCTGGCCTGGATGATGCCGATGCCGGTCGCTTATGACTCCGGCATCACCGTCGCATCGCTGCTGCTTCCCATCGTCGTCACCGGCATCGGCCTGTTCGTCGTCAATGCCGACGCATCCTCCACCGGACGGACCCTGGCCGCCGGCACCCTGATGGGAGCCGGCATCGTCTCCATGCATTATCTCGGCATGTCCGGCATGAGGATGCAGGCCCGGCTGGACTATGATCCCGTGCTGGTCGCGGTGTCGGTGCTGATCGCCATCGTCGCCTCTGTCGCGGCGTTGCGGCTGGCGTTCCGCACCGGTTCGGGGCTCCAGCGGTTCGCCGCCGCGGGCGTCATGGGGCTCGCCGTCGTCGGCATGCACTATACCGGCATGGCGGCCGCGACCTTGGTGATGGATGCGGACCTGCCGGCCCCGAGCGGCGACGGGCTGGACCAGACCGTGGTCGGCACCCTGGTGACGGTGGTCAGCTTCGTGCTGCTTTCCATGGCCCTGGCCTCGGCGATGATCGACCGTCGGCTGGCCCGGCGGGAAGCCGGCATGCTGCGTTCCAGCGAACTGCGTTTCCGGGCGCTGGTGCAGAATGCGTCGGATGCCATGCTGCTGACCGACCATGCCGGGACCATCGGCTTCGCCAGCGGCCCCGTCGATCGGATTTTCGGCCGGTCCGAAACCGCGCTGCTGGGACGCCTCGCCGCGGAGGTCGTCGAGGGAGACGGCGGGAACATCGCCGAACTGGTCTCCGACTCGGCGGCCAAGCCGGGCGAAAGCGTCAGCCGGACGGTAAGGACGGAACTGCCCGAAGGCGGCTACCGGACCCTGGAGGTGATCGCGACCAACCTGCTGCACCAGCCCGCGGTGGCCGGGATCGTCCTGACTTTCCGCGACCTGACCGAACGCCTGCGGCTGGAGGAGGAACTGGACCAGACGTCGCGCCTCGCCACGCTGGGAACCATGGCCGCCGGCATAGCCCATGAAATGAGCCAGCCGCTCAACGCGATCTCGCTGTGGAGCGAGGACGCGCTGCTGGCCATGGAGGACGGCGAGTTCGACAGGGACCACATGAAGCAGGTCATGAAGGTGGCGGTCGAGCAGGCGCAGCGCCTGCGCGCGATCGTCGACCACATGCGCGTCTTCAGCCGCCGCGACACCGGCACGACCGAGGTCTTCGACGTGCGGGACAGCCTGAAGGTCGCGGTCCAGCTGGTCGAACGGCAGTTCGCGGCGGAGGGCGTCACCGTGGCGCTCGCTCTGCCCGAGGAGCCGGCCCAGGCACGGGGCCGCCCGCTCCAACTCGAACAAGTCGTGCTGAACCTGCTGACGAATGCCCGCGACGCCGTCCAGGACAGGGTCGCGGTCGCGCCCGACCGGGACAGCCGGATCGACGTCGCGGTCCGGACCGACCCGGCGGCCGGCACCCTGGTGATCTGCGTTTCCGATACCGGCACCGGCATCAAGCCGCGCGACATGGCCCGCATCTTCGATCCCTTCTTCACGGTCAAGGAGGCCGGGCGCGGGACCGGCCTGGGCCTCGCCATCAGCTTCCGGATCGTCGAGGCGCTGGCGGGCCGCATCACCGCCGCCAATGTCGTGGCGGACGGCACGGTGACCGGCGCCCGTTTCGAGGTCCGGCTGCCGCTTGTGGAATAA
- a CDS encoding nucleobase:cation symporter-2 family protein, protein MAQRTLMATTTHPVDQRLPLPRLIPLALQHVLVMYAGAVAVPLIIGRALSLPPEDVAFLISADLFACGLATLVQCLGFPGVGIRLPVMMGVTFASVGPMLSMAAAPDIGLLGIYGSVIAAGVFGIVVAPFISRLLPLFPPVVTGTIILVIGISLMRVGINWAGGGLPMLTKMVDGVPAAFPNPNYGQVAGLGIALFVLLVILALIKWGKGFVANIAVLLGIVAGSVLAASLGLMHFGKVATAAWFDLVLPFHFGMPQFHLIPILTMCIVMLVVMIESLGMFLALGDITGREVNQASLTRGLRADGVGTLLGGIFNTFPYTSFSQNVGLVGITGVRSRWVTVAGGVIMLILGLLPKMAALVEAVPVVVLGGAGLVMFGMVAATGARILTAVDFRNNPNNLFIVAISIGFGMIPLVAPNFFKNLPHALHPLLESGILLAAIVAVALNAFFNGMKSAEHARGEASAAAAAAEHV, encoded by the coding sequence TTGGCGCAGAGGACCCTTATGGCGACCACCACCCACCCCGTGGACCAACGACTGCCGCTGCCGCGGCTGATACCCCTGGCCTTGCAGCACGTGCTGGTGATGTATGCCGGTGCGGTTGCGGTGCCGCTGATCATCGGGCGGGCGCTGAGCCTGCCGCCGGAGGACGTCGCCTTCCTGATCAGCGCCGACCTGTTCGCCTGCGGGTTGGCGACGCTGGTGCAGTGCCTGGGTTTCCCCGGAGTCGGCATCCGGTTGCCGGTCATGATGGGCGTGACCTTCGCCTCCGTCGGGCCGATGCTGTCCATGGCCGCGGCGCCTGATATCGGGCTCTTGGGGATCTACGGCTCGGTCATCGCGGCGGGTGTGTTCGGGATCGTGGTTGCCCCTTTCATCAGCAGATTACTGCCTCTTTTTCCGCCGGTCGTGACCGGCACCATCATCCTGGTGATCGGCATCTCGCTGATGCGGGTCGGGATCAATTGGGCGGGCGGCGGGCTGCCGATGCTGACCAAGATGGTGGACGGCGTGCCGGCGGCCTTCCCCAATCCCAATTACGGGCAGGTGGCCGGGCTGGGCATCGCGCTGTTCGTGCTGCTGGTGATCCTGGCGCTGATTAAGTGGGGCAAGGGGTTCGTCGCCAACATCGCGGTGCTGCTGGGCATCGTCGCCGGGTCGGTCCTCGCGGCGTCGCTGGGCCTGATGCACTTCGGCAAGGTCGCGACCGCGGCGTGGTTCGACCTGGTGCTGCCCTTCCATTTCGGCATGCCCCAGTTCCACCTGATCCCGATCCTGACCATGTGCATCGTGATGCTGGTCGTCATGATCGAGTCGCTCGGCATGTTCCTGGCGCTGGGCGACATCACCGGCCGCGAGGTGAACCAAGCCTCGCTGACCCGAGGCCTGCGCGCCGACGGCGTCGGCACGCTGCTGGGCGGCATCTTCAACACCTTCCCCTACACCTCGTTCTCGCAGAATGTCGGTCTGGTCGGCATCACCGGCGTCCGCTCGCGCTGGGTCACGGTGGCGGGCGGCGTGATCATGCTGATCCTGGGCCTGCTTCCCAAGATGGCGGCGCTGGTCGAGGCGGTGCCGGTGGTGGTGCTCGGCGGGGCGGGTCTGGTGATGTTCGGCATGGTCGCGGCGACCGGCGCCCGGATCCTGACCGCCGTCGATTTCCGCAACAACCCGAACAACCTGTTCATCGTCGCGATCTCCATCGGCTTCGGCATGATCCCGCTGGTGGCGCCGAACTTCTTCAAGAATCTGCCCCACGCCCTGCACCCGCTGCTGGAGTCCGGCATCCTGCTGGCCGCCATCGTCGCGGTCGCGCTGAACGCCTTCTTCAACGGCATGAAGAGCGCGGAGCATGCCCGCGGCGAGGCCTCCGCGGCGGCAGCGGCGGCCGAGCACGTGTGA
- a CDS encoding YgjV family protein, with translation MLAEIFGITGVVAGSSWGFLKDRRAILAVQAFATVMFGIHYGLLGAWSGSAMCAVTLVQAVASLPERRNRATTILFWSTVPMIALLTVLTWNGLASAGAAFGMAMATLGRWQTDTFKLRGFFILCSMGWATHNMVVGSPFGLASDTMCFVSNLWRLRTELGLRRPRRTPPAPALPGLAAST, from the coding sequence ATGCTCGCCGAAATTTTTGGCATCACCGGCGTCGTTGCCGGTTCGTCCTGGGGTTTCCTCAAGGACCGCCGCGCCATTCTCGCGGTCCAGGCCTTCGCCACCGTCATGTTCGGCATCCATTACGGACTGCTCGGCGCCTGGAGCGGCTCGGCCATGTGCGCCGTGACCCTGGTCCAGGCGGTGGCCTCGCTGCCCGAGCGCCGCAACCGCGCGACCACGATCCTGTTCTGGTCCACGGTCCCGATGATCGCCCTGCTGACCGTCCTGACCTGGAACGGGCTCGCTTCGGCCGGCGCCGCGTTCGGCATGGCGATGGCGACGCTGGGCCGCTGGCAGACCGACACCTTCAAGCTGCGCGGCTTCTTCATCCTTTGCTCCATGGGTTGGGCGACGCACAACATGGTGGTGGGCTCGCCGTTCGGGCTGGCATCGGACACCATGTGCTTCGTCAGCAATCTCTGGCGCCTCCGGACAGAACTGGGGCTTCGTCGCCCGCGCAGGACGCCGCCGGCTCCCGCGCTTCCGGGGCTCGCCGCTTCAACGTGA
- a CDS encoding SDR family NAD(P)-dependent oxidoreductase translates to MSNHPALAPGRVAVVTGAASGIGLAAARRFAALGMKVCMADIDADTLETAASQLGGTTETLAVPTDVSDRAQVERLRDKVLDRFGEVAVLMNNAGREGGGGLFGDPARWRAILDTNLWGVVHGVQVFGPAMIAQNTAAAIVNTGSKQGITCPPGDTAYNVTKAGVKVVTEALAHELRNTEGCQVTAHLLIPGFTFTGFTRVRVSEKPPGAWTPEQVIDFMLPAMAAGDFYILCPDNDVTREMDEKRIRWAAEDIIRNRPPLSRWHPLYKEEFEKFDPKG, encoded by the coding sequence ATGTCGAACCACCCTGCCCTGGCACCCGGCCGCGTCGCCGTCGTCACCGGGGCGGCCAGCGGCATCGGCCTTGCCGCGGCACGTCGCTTCGCGGCGCTCGGCATGAAGGTCTGCATGGCCGACATCGATGCGGACACCCTGGAAACAGCCGCATCCCAGCTTGGCGGCACCACCGAGACCCTGGCGGTCCCGACCGACGTCTCCGATCGCGCCCAGGTCGAGCGCCTCCGGGACAAGGTCCTGGACCGCTTCGGCGAAGTCGCCGTCCTGATGAACAATGCCGGCCGCGAGGGCGGCGGCGGGCTGTTCGGCGATCCTGCGCGCTGGCGGGCCATCCTGGACACCAACCTGTGGGGCGTCGTCCACGGCGTGCAGGTCTTCGGCCCGGCCATGATCGCCCAGAACACAGCGGCGGCCATCGTCAACACCGGCTCCAAGCAGGGCATCACCTGCCCGCCCGGCGACACCGCCTACAACGTGACCAAGGCCGGCGTGAAGGTCGTGACCGAAGCGCTCGCCCACGAGCTGCGCAATACCGAGGGCTGCCAGGTAACCGCCCACCTGCTGATCCCCGGCTTCACCTTCACCGGCTTCACCCGCGTCCGCGTTTCGGAGAAACCGCCGGGAGCCTGGACGCCCGAGCAGGTCATCGATTTCATGCTGCCCGCCATGGCCGCAGGCGACTTCTATATCCTCTGCCCGGACAACGACGTGACCCGGGAGATGGACGAGAAGCGCATCCGCTGGGCGGCCGAGGACATCATCCGCAATCGTCCCCCCCTGTCCCGCTGGCATCCGCTGTACAAGGAAGAGTTCGAGAAGTTCGACCCGAAGGGCTGA
- a CDS encoding 2,4'-dihydroxyacetophenone dioxygenase family protein, whose amino-acid sequence MTATANDTATARQDPSRVAYQKPQPFGMMPDIFFGGALDLGDDDSSWVPQADGVWFKPLILNVSQGYYVNLLKVRQSGVLSRHRHSGPVHAFTLRGSWHYLEHDWVAREGDYAFEPPGETHTLVVPEGVEEMVTLFHVTGGYTYVDPQGEALGYEDVFTKLANARRHFEAIGLGADHVQRLVR is encoded by the coding sequence ATGACCGCCACAGCGAACGATACCGCCACCGCACGCCAGGACCCCAGCCGGGTCGCCTACCAGAAGCCGCAGCCTTTCGGCATGATGCCGGACATCTTCTTCGGCGGCGCCCTCGACCTTGGCGACGACGACAGTTCCTGGGTGCCCCAGGCCGACGGCGTCTGGTTCAAGCCGCTGATCCTCAACGTCAGCCAGGGCTACTATGTCAACCTGCTGAAGGTCCGCCAGTCCGGCGTACTGTCCCGCCACCGCCATTCCGGTCCGGTCCACGCCTTCACCCTGCGTGGCTCGTGGCACTATCTGGAGCATGACTGGGTCGCCCGCGAGGGCGACTACGCCTTCGAACCGCCGGGCGAGACCCACACGCTGGTCGTGCCGGAGGGCGTGGAGGAGATGGTGACCCTGTTCCACGTGACCGGCGGCTACACCTATGTCGATCCCCAGGGCGAGGCGCTGGGCTACGAGGACGTCTTCACCAAGCTCGCCAACGCCCGCCGCCACTTCGAGGCGATCGGCCTCGGCGCCGACCACGTCCAACGGCTGGTGCGGTGA
- a CDS encoding aspartyl/asparaginyl beta-hydroxylase domain-containing protein, translated as MFMDPAQVPELAALSDAWMDIRAELLALSKEYFIAWPEKSIYDGNWTVFPLYKFGQKVEEHCALCPRTTEAIEGIPGLLTAGFSSLAPGTYIGPHFGYTSEVLRAHLGLLTPPDCAIRVGPETKSWTPGGLMLFDDTTEHEAWNRSGETRVVLLLDFKRDPAADVHYPDHVLAYGQ; from the coding sequence ATGTTCATGGACCCGGCGCAGGTGCCGGAACTGGCCGCCCTCTCCGACGCCTGGATGGATATCCGGGCCGAATTGCTCGCCCTCTCCAAGGAGTATTTCATCGCCTGGCCCGAGAAGAGCATCTATGACGGGAACTGGACGGTGTTCCCGCTCTACAAGTTCGGCCAGAAGGTGGAGGAGCATTGCGCGCTCTGCCCGCGCACCACCGAGGCGATCGAGGGGATTCCCGGACTGCTGACCGCCGGTTTCTCCTCCCTGGCGCCCGGGACCTATATCGGGCCGCATTTCGGCTACACCAGCGAGGTCCTACGCGCCCATCTGGGGCTGCTGACGCCCCCCGACTGCGCGATCCGGGTCGGGCCGGAGACCAAGTCATGGACCCCCGGCGGCCTGATGCTGTTCGACGACACGACCGAGCACGAGGCCTGGAATCGCAGCGGCGAGACGCGCGTCGTCCTACTGCTCGACTTCAAGCGCGATCCCGCCGCCGACGTCCATTATCCCGACCACGTGCTGGCCTACGGGCAGTGA